In Paracoccus jeotgali, the following are encoded in one genomic region:
- a CDS encoding Na+/H+ antiporter subunit E — MKRLLPHAVLSLLLVVVWLLLVNDFRWGSLVFAIIIAVALPLLIAPYWPADTALRRPWRYFSYFLLVLWDIIGANIDVAKIVLFKPNSQLQPAWIAVPLELRSPEAITVLAGTITLTPGTVSCDLSEDGHALLVHCLHAPDPDSVVREIKSRYESRLKEIFA; from the coding sequence ATGAAACGCCTGTTGCCCCATGCCGTGCTGTCGCTGCTGCTGGTCGTGGTCTGGCTGCTGCTGGTCAATGATTTCCGCTGGGGCTCGCTGGTCTTTGCCATCATCATCGCCGTGGCCCTGCCGCTGCTGATCGCGCCCTATTGGCCGGCCGACACCGCACTGCGCCGGCCCTGGCGCTATTTCAGCTATTTCCTGCTGGTGCTGTGGGACATCATCGGCGCCAATATCGACGTCGCCAAGATCGTGCTGTTCAAGCCCAACTCGCAACTGCAGCCCGCCTGGATCGCCGTCCCGCTGGAACTGCGCTCGCCCGAGGCGATCACCGTGCTGGCCGGGACCATCACCCTGACCCCCGGCACCGTCAGCTGCGACCTGTCCGAGGACGGCCACGCCCTGCTCGTCCATTGCCTGCACGCGCCCGACCCCGACAGCGTCGTGCGCGAGATAAAGTCACGCTATGAATCCCGCCTGAAGGAGATTTTTGCATGA
- a CDS encoding 3-deoxy-D-manno-octulosonic acid transferase, whose translation MPLPSGDGPLVWLRLGTEIPEGRDAALPATVKHLLMQLRRRGLQIAVSRAQGPPPDLSTRGISAVPDNAQTGPLAEAQLDAMNPQALLLIGADLPRPLIEAALARDLPVILAETRLQPPRRGWGFSALGIGRPSVLSQLTLLLLPDTVSRSAALEMGASPERIEVTGPITQIREPLKHLETERAALAEAFKGRQLWLAVSVTEAEEDAVIEAQLTLLRHSHRAMLIALPDDPRRSAAMAARMAEAGLTVAQRSLDEDPADEVNVYLVDDLIELGLWYRLSPSCFFGTTLAGPTEAARDPFEAAALGSAAIHGPHDGPFAAEWGQLDGAGAARRVEDAAGLAQAVVAMLAADQAALIAANAWSVSTGGAGVANRIAHAVRDTILGAET comes from the coding sequence ATGCCGCTGCCTTCGGGCGACGGGCCGCTGGTCTGGCTGCGGCTGGGGACCGAGATTCCCGAGGGGCGCGACGCCGCCCTGCCCGCCACCGTCAAGCATCTGCTGATGCAGTTGCGGCGGCGCGGCTTGCAGATCGCCGTCAGCCGCGCCCAAGGCCCGCCGCCCGACCTGTCGACGCGCGGCATCTCGGCCGTGCCCGACAACGCCCAGACCGGCCCGCTGGCCGAGGCGCAGCTGGACGCGATGAACCCGCAGGCGCTGCTGCTGATCGGCGCTGACCTGCCCCGCCCGCTGATCGAGGCCGCGCTGGCCCGCGACCTGCCGGTGATCCTGGCCGAGACGCGGCTGCAACCCCCGCGCCGGGGCTGGGGCTTTTCCGCCCTGGGCATCGGGCGGCCCTCGGTCCTGTCGCAACTGACGCTGCTGCTGCTGCCCGACACCGTCAGCCGCAGCGCCGCGCTGGAAATGGGCGCGAGCCCAGAACGGATCGAGGTCACCGGCCCGATCACCCAGATCCGCGAGCCGCTGAAGCATCTGGAAACCGAACGCGCCGCCTTGGCCGAGGCGTTCAAGGGCCGGCAGCTTTGGCTCGCCGTCAGCGTCACCGAGGCCGAGGAGGACGCCGTGATCGAGGCGCAGCTGACCCTGCTGCGCCACAGTCACCGCGCAATGCTGATCGCGCTTCCCGACGATCCCCGCCGCAGCGCCGCCATGGCCGCCCGCATGGCCGAGGCCGGGCTGACCGTGGCGCAGCGCAGCCTGGACGAAGACCCGGCGGATGAGGTGAATGTCTATCTGGTCGACGATCTGATCGAGCTTGGCTTGTGGTATCGGCTGTCGCCCTCCTGCTTTTTCGGCACCACGCTGGCTGGCCCGACCGAGGCCGCGCGCGACCCGTTCGAGGCCGCGGCCCTTGGTTCGGCCGCGATCCACGGGCCGCATGACGGGCCGTTCGCGGCGGAATGGGGGCAGTTGGACGGGGCCGGGGCCGCGCGGCGGGTCGAGGATGCGGCCGGGCTGGCGCAGGCGGTGGTGGCGATGCTGGCGGCCGATCAGGCGGCGCTGATCGCGGCCAATGCGTGGTCCGTCTCGACCGGCGGCGCGGGGGTGGCGAACCGCATCGCCCATGCCGTCCGCGACACGATTCTGGGGGCCGAGACATGA
- a CDS encoding lytic transglycosylase domain-containing protein, translated as MMTRMQKLMLAGLIALAGWQAPARAESLTDVAAALDAAGAGNWDAARAAAARSGPLAEQMVAWHALRAGQGEFADYLAFLRDHGDWPGLDLLMLQAEARLPAAPRHEDVRALFAGRLPQTARGATALIAALGDDLPAARAEANRAWTTLKMTPDEETAFLTAHRALIDDADSRIFALLDQGEWQAAQSALPRISAEARPLAQARIATQARQSGADALILSLPQPARDDPGLAMDRFRWRMQAKRHDLAQELMLAQSTSAETLRRPEIWAGARRDYARASLRDGDWAAAEAIAAPHHLPPGSEAFADLEFLAGYAALRGGAPDRALRHFTHLADGSTGVVSQSRALYWQGRAHDAAGDLDAAMAAYQAAAGMQSSYYGQLAAERIGAPPDPDLSIPGRAEAALPQWRHADLRENTVFQAGVWAFAAGQPDLGQRFFLHLSETAPPEDIGRMARLTLEMHYPWHALRLAKRAAGRGVVYPAAYFPLTGLEVEGLDLPPELVMAISRQESEFNHGVSSHAGALGLMQLMPGTAEQMARKLGVDYDRARLTRDALYNARLGTAYLTTLRDRFGPSSALVAAGYNAGPGRSRQWTERFGDIRGGADPVDWVEMIPFDETRNYVMRVTEALPVYRARITGAPVAPTPTRDLTGDGFIPPPPKPVQTLKEVLTRSLIPPRPGTPLSAAAARFTEPGEAPPTRPTPRPGTVAMGAEAEGAEPEAAGAAGTREADAGEETLAPDAEASGAAVPQDVEAESPRPNGMEAEAGPDSDLTGAAGSDSLGTDTSERDRSGTDAATDEPSATDAATLPEAALTPAPDLPDTL; from the coding sequence ATGATGACACGGATGCAGAAACTGATGCTGGCCGGGCTGATCGCGCTGGCCGGCTGGCAGGCCCCGGCGCGGGCGGAATCGCTGACCGACGTTGCCGCCGCCCTTGACGCGGCGGGCGCGGGCAACTGGGACGCCGCGCGCGCGGCGGCGGCGCGGTCCGGGCCGCTGGCGGAGCAGATGGTGGCGTGGCACGCGCTGCGGGCCGGTCAGGGCGAGTTTGCGGATTATCTGGCCTTTCTCCGCGATCACGGCGACTGGCCCGGCCTCGATCTGCTGATGCTGCAGGCCGAGGCCAGGCTGCCCGCAGCACCCCGGCACGAGGATGTGCGCGCGCTGTTCGCGGGCCGCCTGCCGCAGACCGCGCGCGGGGCAACGGCGCTGATCGCGGCGCTCGGTGACGACCTCCCCGCCGCCCGGGCCGAGGCCAACCGCGCCTGGACCACGCTCAAGATGACGCCGGACGAGGAAACCGCCTTTCTGACCGCCCATCGCGCGCTGATCGACGACGCCGACAGCCGCATCTTTGCGCTGCTGGATCAGGGAGAGTGGCAGGCCGCGCAATCCGCCCTGCCCCGGATCAGCGCCGAGGCGCGGCCGCTGGCGCAGGCCCGCATCGCCACGCAAGCGCGGCAGAGCGGCGCCGACGCGCTGATCCTTTCCCTGCCGCAGCCCGCCCGCGACGATCCCGGCCTTGCCATGGACCGCTTCCGCTGGCGCATGCAGGCCAAGCGGCACGATCTGGCGCAAGAGCTGATGCTGGCGCAATCCACCTCGGCCGAAACGCTGCGCCGGCCCGAGATCTGGGCCGGGGCGCGGCGCGACTATGCCCGCGCCAGCCTGCGCGACGGCGACTGGGCCGCGGCCGAGGCCATCGCCGCGCCCCATCACCTGCCGCCCGGCAGCGAGGCTTTTGCCGATCTGGAGTTCCTCGCCGGCTATGCCGCCCTGCGCGGCGGTGCGCCCGACCGCGCGCTGCGTCATTTCACCCATCTCGCCGATGGCAGCACCGGCGTCGTGTCGCAATCGCGCGCGCTGTACTGGCAGGGCCGGGCGCATGACGCGGCGGGCGACCTTGATGCCGCGATGGCGGCCTATCAGGCGGCGGCGGGGATGCAGTCCAGCTATTACGGCCAGTTGGCCGCCGAACGCATCGGCGCACCCCCCGACCCCGACCTGTCGATCCCCGGCCGGGCCGAGGCCGCGCTGCCGCAATGGCGCCACGCCGATCTGCGCGAGAACACCGTCTTTCAGGCCGGGGTCTGGGCCTTTGCCGCCGGTCAGCCCGATCTGGGGCAGCGGTTTTTCCTGCATCTGTCCGAAACCGCCCCGCCCGAGGATATCGGCCGCATGGCGCGGCTGACACTCGAGATGCACTATCCCTGGCACGCGCTGCGCCTCGCCAAGCGCGCGGCCGGGCGCGGCGTGGTCTATCCCGCCGCCTATTTCCCGCTGACCGGGCTCGAGGTCGAGGGGCTGGACCTGCCGCCGGAACTGGTCATGGCCATCTCGCGTCAGGAATCCGAGTTCAATCACGGTGTCTCGTCCCATGCCGGGGCCTTGGGGCTGATGCAGCTCATGCCCGGCACGGCCGAGCAGATGGCCCGCAAGCTGGGCGTGGATTACGACCGCGCGCGGCTGACGCGCGACGCGCTGTATAATGCGCGGCTGGGCACGGCCTATCTGACGACGCTGCGCGACCGCTTCGGCCCGTCCTCGGCACTGGTCGCGGCGGGCTACAATGCCGGGCCGGGACGCTCGCGGCAGTGGACCGAGCGGTTCGGCGACATTCGCGGCGGCGCCGATCCGGTGGACTGGGTCGAGATGATCCCCTTTGACGAGACCCGCAACTATGTCATGCGCGTGACCGAGGCGCTGCCGGTCTATCGCGCCCGCATCACCGGCGCCCCCGTCGCGCCCACGCCGACGCGCGACCTGACCGGCGACGGCTTCATCCCGCCGCCGCCAAAGCCGGTGCAGACGCTGAAAGAGGTGCTGACCCGCTCGCTGATCCCGCCGCGCCCCGGCACCCCGCTCTCTGCCGCCGCCGCCCGCTTTACCGAGCCCGGCGAGGCGCCGCCAACGCGTCCCACCCCGCGTCCGGGCACGGTCGCGATGGGGGCAGAAGCGGAGGGCGCAGAGCCAGAGGCCGCCGGGGCGGCGGGGACTCGTGAGGCTGACGCGGGTGAGGAAACGCTCGCGCCTGACGCGGAGGCAAGTGGCGCAGCCGTGCCGCAGGATGTGGAGGCGGAGTCGCCGAGACCGAACGGCATGGAGGCAGAGGCAGGGCCGGACAGCGATCTGACCGGCGCAGCAGGATCGGACTCGCTCGGCACCGACACGTCAGAGCGGGACCGCAGCGGAACGGACGCAGCGACAGATGAACCCTCGGCCACAGATGCAGCGACATTGCCAGAGGCGGCTTTGACCCCTGCCCCGGACCTCCCGGACACCCTGTAG
- a CDS encoding CbiX/SirB N-terminal domain-containing protein, with product MTPTIIVSHGQPSDPGPQQQAVEALADRVAQVSGRQVIGATLAQPGALEDAVARAPDALVYPMFMAAGWFTGTELPRRLAAAGAANARIHAPFGLDPTLPALCMSQIAEAAAAQGWQTSQATLLLIAHGSQRARGSAKGTEAMAELLRLRLGKVVTGYIEEAPFLTDAARDIGPQAIALPFFATQAEHVLEDIPQGLAEAGFDGPCLPPIGLADGVPALIAAAINRAEAVIASGQPPN from the coding sequence ATGACCCCCACCATCATCGTCTCTCACGGCCAGCCCTCGGACCCCGGCCCGCAGCAACAGGCGGTCGAGGCACTGGCCGACCGCGTGGCGCAGGTGTCGGGGCGGCAGGTGATCGGGGCGACGCTGGCGCAGCCCGGCGCGCTCGAGGATGCGGTCGCCCGCGCGCCCGATGCGCTGGTCTATCCGATGTTCATGGCGGCCGGCTGGTTCACCGGCACCGAACTGCCCCGCCGTCTGGCCGCCGCCGGGGCCGCAAATGCCCGGATTCACGCGCCTTTCGGGCTTGATCCCACCCTGCCCGCGCTGTGCATGAGCCAGATCGCCGAGGCCGCGGCGGCGCAGGGCTGGCAGACCTCGCAGGCGACGCTGCTGCTGATCGCGCATGGCTCGCAGCGGGCGCGCGGCTCGGCCAAGGGGACCGAGGCGATGGCCGAATTGCTGCGGCTGCGGCTGGGCAAGGTCGTGACCGGCTATATCGAGGAAGCGCCCTTCCTGACCGACGCCGCCCGCGACATCGGGCCGCAGGCGATCGCGCTGCCCTTCTTCGCCACGCAGGCCGAACATGTGCTGGAAGACATCCCGCAGGGGCTGGCCGAAGCGGGCTTTGACGGGCCCTGCCTGCCGCCCATCGGGCTGGCCGACGGCGTGCCCGCGCTGATCGCTGCGGCGATCAACCGCGCCGAGGCCGTGATTGCGTCGGGCCAGCCGCCGAATTAG
- a CDS encoding K+/H+ antiporter subunit F: MIDYALVFAFSCFGIALLFNLYRVVFAPGVTDRILALDTMTINMLAVLALYGVMEGTTMYFEASLLFAMMGFVSTVAYAKFILRGDIIE, translated from the coding sequence ATGATCGATTATGCACTCGTCTTTGCCTTCAGCTGCTTTGGCATCGCGCTGCTGTTCAACCTGTATCGCGTGGTCTTCGCGCCCGGCGTCACCGACCGCATCCTCGCGCTGGACACCATGACCATCAACATGCTGGCGGTGCTGGCGCTTTACGGCGTGATGGAGGGCACGACCATGTATTTCGAGGCCTCGCTGCTGTTCGCCATGATGGGCTTCGTCTCGACCGTCGCCTATGCCAAGTTCATCCTGCGCGGCGACATCATCGAATAG
- a CDS encoding NAD(P)/FAD-dependent oxidoreductase produces MTSITVIGAGIFGLAAGYEIARRGHPVQVIEARGIGAGSSGGTVGALAPHAPDSWNRKKQVQLDSLLAARGFWDGVAQTGGCDPGYARQGRVQAVARGDLDRLRQRIEGAARNWQGQARMWLTQTRPGGDLVPDSPDGWWLQDDLSARLSPRLACQALAAAIRAQGGEIICGKAAHPDDVPAPTIWATGAEGLAMLGNDLGRKQGQGVKGQSASLGFAAPDAPQVYAEGLHVVPHADGTVGVGSTSENEYTHDHVDAQLDDVIARARATCPALADAPVLERWAGIRPRARSRAPLLGPWPGRAGQFVLNGGFKIGFGMAPVLAGMIADLAIDGQDRIPPEFRS; encoded by the coding sequence ATGACAAGCATCACGGTAATCGGCGCCGGCATCTTCGGGCTGGCGGCGGGATATGAGATCGCGCGGCGGGGCCACCCGGTCCAAGTGATCGAGGCGCGCGGGATCGGCGCCGGATCGTCGGGCGGCACGGTCGGGGCGCTGGCGCCCCATGCGCCGGATAGCTGGAACCGCAAGAAGCAGGTGCAGCTCGACAGCCTGCTGGCGGCGCGAGGGTTCTGGGACGGCGTCGCCCAGACCGGCGGCTGCGACCCCGGCTATGCCCGCCAGGGCCGCGTGCAGGCGGTGGCGCGTGGCGATCTGGACCGGCTGCGCCAGCGGATCGAGGGGGCCGCCCGCAACTGGCAGGGGCAGGCGCGGATGTGGCTGACCCAGACCCGACCGGGCGGCGATCTGGTGCCGGACAGCCCCGATGGCTGGTGGCTGCAGGACGATCTGTCGGCCCGCCTCTCGCCCCGGCTGGCCTGTCAGGCGCTGGCCGCCGCGATCCGCGCGCAGGGCGGCGAGATCATCTGCGGTAAGGCCGCGCACCCCGATGACGTCCCCGCCCCCACGATCTGGGCCACCGGTGCCGAGGGGCTGGCGATGCTGGGCAACGATCTTGGCCGCAAGCAGGGTCAGGGGGTCAAGGGCCAAAGCGCCAGCCTTGGCTTCGCCGCGCCCGACGCGCCGCAGGTCTATGCCGAGGGGCTGCATGTCGTGCCGCATGCCGACGGGACGGTGGGCGTCGGCTCGACCTCCGAGAACGAATACACCCATGACCACGTCGACGCGCAGCTTGACGACGTGATCGCCCGCGCCCGCGCGACCTGTCCGGCATTGGCCGATGCGCCGGTGCTGGAACGCTGGGCGGGAATCCGGCCCCGTGCCCGCTCGCGCGCGCCGCTGCTGGGGCCGTGGCCGGGGCGCGCGGGGCAGTTCGTGCTGAATGGCGGCTTCAAGATCGGCTTCGGCATGGCCCCGGTGCTGGCCGGGATGATCGCCGATCTCGCCATCGACGGGCAGGACCGCATCCCGCCCGAGTTCCGCAGCTAG
- a CDS encoding Na+/H+ antiporter subunit G, which produces MELLVEILISALLVISGFFGFVGSYGLVKLPEPMTRLHAPTKSATLGVGGVLLASMLYNGYFRDGLSYHELLITLFIFLTSPLTGLMIAKTNIHLYWRPEDLPPTGTGAPWATLSDAPSLMDDGADHRLLSDGD; this is translated from the coding sequence ATGGAACTGCTGGTCGAAATCCTCATCTCGGCGTTGCTGGTCATCAGCGGGTTCTTCGGCTTCGTCGGCTCTTACGGGCTGGTCAAGCTGCCCGAGCCGATGACCCGCCTGCACGCGCCCACGAAATCCGCCACGCTGGGGGTGGGCGGGGTGCTGCTGGCCTCGATGCTGTATAACGGCTATTTCCGCGACGGGCTCAGCTATCACGAGCTGCTGATCACGCTGTTCATCTTCCTGACCTCGCCGCTGACCGGGCTGATGATCGCCAAGACCAACATCCATCTGTATTGGCGTCCCGAGGATCTGCCCCCGACCGGCACCGGCGCGCCCTGGGCCACGCTGTCGGACGCGCCCAGCCTGATGGATGACGGCGCCGACCACCGGCTGCTAAGCGACGGCGACTGA
- a CDS encoding DUF4170 domain-containing protein, producing MTQRLHLVFGGELTDIEGTEFRDTSKIDVVGVFPDFASAHAAWKGAAQRTVDSAQTRYFIAHLHRLMDEGRETSPTAELGI from the coding sequence ATGACTCAGCGACTGCATCTGGTATTTGGCGGCGAGTTGACCGACATCGAAGGCACCGAATTCCGCGACACCTCGAAAATCGACGTGGTCGGCGTGTTCCCCGACTTTGCCTCGGCCCATGCGGCGTGGAAGGGCGCGGCGCAGCGCACCGTGGACAGCGCGCAGACCCGCTATTTCATCGCCCACCTGCACCGCCTGATGGATGAGGGGCGCGAGACCAGCCCCACCGCCGAACTGGGCATCTAG
- a CDS encoding monovalent cation/H+ antiporter subunit D has product MSHFIIAPVVLPAMMGGLIILWMRHDLLLQRVFSTAGTAVLLCVSLYLALHASGGEIFVYRLGNWPAPFGIVLMLDRLAALMLVLTSFLALSVQLYAIGSGWDRKGWHFHALWQFQLMGLMGAFLTGDAFNLFVFFEVLLIASYGLMIHGGGGLRLRAGVQYVVINLMGSALFLAALGTLYAVTGTLNMADMALRVAEIPPEDTALVRTGAVLLMLVFAIKAALVPLHFWLPSTYGNAPGPVAALFAIMSKVGVYAIIRFYTLIFPAESVIGSIVADMLLPAALVTLVVGQIGILGGRHLGRVAAMAAIASIGTLIVAVSMFTPEGISAALYYLMHSTLSAGALFLISDMVAQRRGGNLWLSVRPRIADSGLIAAMFFAATVAVAGMPPLSGFLGKLLVLDATRADPWWVGIWATILITSLFAILGFARAGSTLFWKPFQLQQEARHHSDHHGREHNGPILPKLEPDEQIQDIGDAVSPALGFAATGLLLAGLVALTLLAAPALRMTEAIADQLFDPGPYFQSVLVHQEGARP; this is encoded by the coding sequence ATGAGCCATTTCATCATCGCCCCCGTCGTCCTGCCCGCCATGATGGGCGGCCTGATCATCCTGTGGATGCGTCACGACCTGCTGCTGCAGCGCGTCTTTTCGACCGCAGGCACGGCGGTTTTGCTGTGCGTGTCGCTGTATCTGGCGCTGCATGCCAGCGGCGGCGAGATCTTTGTCTATCGCCTGGGCAACTGGCCCGCGCCCTTTGGCATCGTGCTGATGCTGGACCGGCTGGCGGCGCTGATGCTGGTGCTGACCTCGTTTCTGGCGCTGTCGGTGCAGCTTTACGCCATCGGCTCGGGCTGGGACCGCAAGGGCTGGCACTTCCATGCGCTGTGGCAGTTCCAGCTGATGGGGCTGATGGGCGCCTTCCTGACCGGCGACGCCTTCAACCTGTTCGTCTTTTTCGAGGTGCTGCTGATCGCCTCATACGGGCTGATGATCCATGGCGGCGGCGGGCTGCGGCTGCGCGCGGGCGTGCAATATGTGGTCATCAACCTGATGGGCTCGGCGCTGTTTCTGGCCGCCTTGGGGACGCTCTATGCCGTCACCGGGACGCTGAACATGGCCGACATGGCGCTGCGCGTGGCCGAGATCCCGCCCGAGGATACCGCGCTGGTGCGGACCGGCGCCGTGCTGCTGATGCTGGTCTTCGCCATCAAGGCGGCGCTGGTGCCGCTGCATTTCTGGCTGCCCTCGACCTATGGCAACGCACCCGGCCCGGTGGCGGCGCTGTTCGCGATCATGTCCAAGGTCGGCGTCTATGCGATCATCCGCTTTTATACGCTGATCTTCCCGGCTGAATCGGTGATCGGCAGCATCGTGGCCGACATGCTGCTGCCGGCGGCGCTGGTGACGCTGGTCGTGGGCCAGATCGGGATTCTGGGCGGGCGGCATCTGGGACGGGTGGCGGCGATGGCGGCGATTGCGTCCATCGGGACGCTGATCGTCGCGGTGTCGATGTTCACGCCCGAGGGGATCTCGGCCGCGCTTTACTATCTGATGCACTCGACCCTGTCGGCAGGGGCGCTGTTTCTGATCAGCGACATGGTCGCGCAGCGGCGCGGCGGGAACCTGTGGCTGTCGGTGCGCCCGCGCATCGCCGATAGCGGGCTGATCGCGGCGATGTTCTTTGCCGCGACGGTGGCCGTGGCCGGGATGCCGCCGCTGTCGGGCTTTCTCGGCAAGCTGCTGGTGCTGGACGCGACGCGGGCCGATCCGTGGTGGGTGGGCATCTGGGCCACCATCCTGATCACCTCGCTGTTCGCCATCCTGGGCTTCGCCCGCGCCGGTTCGACCCTGTTCTGGAAGCCCTTCCAGTTGCAGCAAGAGGCCCGGCACCACTCCGACCACCACGGGCGCGAACATAACGGCCCGATCCTGCCCAAACTGGAACCGGACGAGCAGATTCAGGACATCGGCGACGCGGTGTCCCCGGCGCTGGGTTTCGCCGCGACCGGGCTGCTGCTGGCCGGGCTGGTGGCGCTGACCCTGCTGGCCGCGCCCGCGCTGCGCATGACCGAGGCGATTGCCGACCAGCTGTTCGACCCCGGCCCCTATTTTCAGTCGGTGCTGGTCCATCAGGAAGGAGCGCGGCCATGA
- a CDS encoding NnrU family protein, which translates to MSGWAEFIIAFAAFMAAHVIPMQPRLKSGLIAALGRGGYIAAFSALSLGLLWWLLMASGRAPYVEIWPQAEWQRWLANLAVPAAVLLTTLAIGAPNPFSFGGKAQGFDPERPGIIGLTRHPLMWAFALWAGAHLLANGDLAHVILFGLLFLFALTGIWAAEGRARRNLPDFARLAAHSSVWPGAALLDGRWRPRGPLPWLRLGVGC; encoded by the coding sequence ATGTCGGGTTGGGCCGAGTTCATCATCGCCTTCGCGGCCTTCATGGCGGCGCATGTCATCCCCATGCAACCAAGGCTGAAATCGGGGCTCATCGCGGCCCTCGGCCGGGGCGGCTATATCGCCGCCTTCAGCGCGCTGTCGCTGGGGTTGCTGTGGTGGCTGCTGATGGCGTCGGGCCGCGCGCCCTATGTCGAGATCTGGCCGCAGGCCGAGTGGCAGCGCTGGCTGGCCAATCTGGCGGTGCCGGCGGCGGTGCTGCTGACGACGCTGGCGATCGGGGCGCCGAACCCGTTCTCGTTCGGTGGCAAGGCGCAGGGCTTCGACCCCGAGCGGCCGGGCATCATCGGGCTGACGCGGCATCCGCTGATGTGGGCCTTCGCGCTGTGGGCGGGGGCGCATCTGCTGGCCAATGGCGATCTGGCCCATGTGATCCTGTTCGGGTTGCTGTTCCTGTTCGCGCTGACCGGGATCTGGGCGGCCGAGGGGCGGGCGCGGCGCAACCTGCCCGATTTCGCGCGGCTGGCGGCGCATAGCTCGGTCTGGCCGGGGGCGGCGCTGCTGGATGGGCGCTGGCGGCCGCGCGGGCCGCTGCCCTGGCTGCGGCTGGGGGTGGGGTGCTGA
- the dapA gene encoding 4-hydroxy-tetrahydrodipicolinate synthase, with amino-acid sequence MFKGSMPALVTPFTPEGELDLDTLKTFVEWQIDQGSHGLVPCGTTGESPTLSHEEDRAVVRQVVAAADGRVPVIAGAGSNSTREAIGLSQHAQTAGADGLLIVTPYYNKPTQAGLVAHFTAIHDATTLPIIIYNIPGRSVVDMTPATMGELAQLPRIAGVKDATGRLERVSEQRMTCGEDFIQLSGEDATALGFNAHGGVGCISVTANVAPKLCADFQQAMLDGEWGKALELQGKLMPLHIALFIEPGLVAAKYALTKLGIGTERVRLPLLGLTQATKIRIDDAMRHAGLI; translated from the coding sequence ATGTTCAAAGGCTCGATGCCGGCCCTCGTCACCCCGTTCACGCCCGAGGGAGAACTTGACCTGGACACGCTGAAAACCTTTGTCGAATGGCAGATCGATCAGGGCAGTCACGGGCTGGTGCCCTGCGGCACGACCGGCGAATCCCCGACACTGAGCCATGAGGAAGACCGCGCCGTCGTCCGCCAGGTGGTCGCCGCCGCCGATGGCCGGGTGCCGGTGATCGCGGGGGCGGGGTCGAACTCGACCCGCGAGGCGATCGGGCTGTCGCAGCACGCGCAGACCGCGGGCGCCGATGGGTTGCTGATTGTCACGCCCTATTACAACAAGCCCACGCAGGCCGGGCTGGTGGCGCATTTCACCGCCATCCACGACGCGACGACGCTGCCGATCATCATCTACAACATCCCCGGCCGCTCGGTCGTGGACATGACCCCCGCCACCATGGGCGAGCTGGCGCAGCTGCCGCGCATCGCCGGCGTCAAGGACGCGACCGGCCGGTTGGAGCGGGTGAGCGAGCAGCGCATGACCTGCGGCGAGGATTTCATCCAGCTTTCGGGCGAGGACGCGACCGCGCTTGGCTTCAACGCCCATGGCGGGGTCGGCTGCATCAGCGTGACCGCGAATGTGGCGCCCAAGCTGTGCGCGGATTTCCAGCAGGCGATGCTGGACGGCGAATGGGGCAAGGCGCTGGAGTTGCAGGGCAAGCTGATGCCGCTGCACATCGCGCTGTTCATCGAGCCGGGGCTGGTGGCGGCGAAATACGCGCTGACCAAGCTGGGCATCGGGACCGAGCGCGTGCGCCTGCCGCTGCTGGGGCTGACGCAGGCGACCAAGATCCGCATCGACGACGCCATGCGTCATGCCGGTCTGATCTGA
- the mnmD gene encoding tRNA (5-methylaminomethyl-2-thiouridine)(34)-methyltransferase MnmD — protein sequence MTEQDQTPQLNWRDGGIPVSTRFDDPYFSLAGGLAEAGHVFLAGNDLPARLRPGFHVAELGFGTGLNLLALAQVARAPIRFTSFEAFPMSQAQLAQAHDAFPELAEASAALRAGYPARRFRVGSVEAEVIIGDARDTLPAWQGRADAWFLDGFAPARNPELWGEGLMAEVARHTAPGGTFATYTAAGHVRRALQAAGFEVTRTPGHAGKRHMSRGRLA from the coding sequence ATGACCGAGCAGGACCAGACACCGCAGCTGAATTGGCGGGACGGAGGCATCCCCGTCTCGACCCGTTTCGACGATCCGTATTTCAGCCTCGCCGGCGGGCTGGCCGAGGCGGGGCATGTGTTTCTGGCCGGCAACGATCTGCCCGCCCGGCTGCGTCCCGGCTTTCATGTCGCCGAGCTGGGATTTGGCACCGGGCTGAACCTGCTGGCCTTGGCGCAGGTCGCCCGCGCGCCGATCCGCTTCACCAGTTTCGAGGCGTTTCCGATGTCGCAAGCCCAGCTTGCGCAGGCCCATGACGCCTTCCCCGAACTGGCCGAGGCCAGCGCCGCCCTGCGCGCGGGCTATCCGGCCCGCCGCTTTCGCGTCGGTTCGGTCGAGGCCGAGGTGATCATCGGTGACGCCCGCGACACCCTGCCGGCATGGCAGGGCCGGGCGGATGCGTGGTTTCTGGACGGCTTCGCCCCGGCCCGGAACCCGGAACTGTGGGGCGAGGGCCTGATGGCCGAGGTCGCCCGCCACACCGCGCCGGGCGGCACCTTCGCCACCTATACCGCCGCCGGCCATGTCCGCCGCGCCCTTCAGGCTGCCGGCTTCGAGGTCACCCGCACACCTGGCCATGCCGGCAAGCGACATATGAGCCGGGGTCGGCTGGCGTAG